A segment of the Synechococcus sp. CBW1002 genome:
CTGCCGCCACCCCAGGGCCGGAACCGCTGGAACTGCCCGCCGGGGTGCATCAGCTGTGCGGTTGTGGTCGCAGCCGTCAGGGCTGGTTCTGCGATGGCGCCCATCTGGGAACAGGCCGGGTGTCCTACGAGCTGCGCCTGAGCGAGGCGGCCACGATGCTGCTGTGCCGCTGCGGCCGTTCGCACCGCTATCCCCTCTGCGACGGCCGCCATACCGCCCAGCCCCGCGGGCCCTGGTGGCGGCCATGGCGATGAGCGCCTCGATCGTGCTGGCCGCCGATGATCCGGCTGGCCTGGCCCGCTTCTACGGCGCACTGCTGCAGGTGGAGCCGCAGCCGGGGCTGAGTGCCACCCACTGGCGGGTGGCCTGGCCGGCCGGAGGTTGGCTGGAGATCTACGCGCCATCGCGCAGCCGTCCCCAGCCGCAGCAGCTGGCACGGCTGGCTCTGTGCCTGCAACGCCAGTCGGATGGCACAGGCGCCGTTGCCATGCTCAACACCTGGATCACCGCGGTGCTGGGCCTGGGCGCCTCGCTGCAGGAACCGCCACGCCTGGAACCCTTTGGCGCAGAAGCCTGGCTGCTGGATCCGGAGGGCAACCGGTTGCTGTTGCTGGTGATGCCAGCAGCGTGAAGTCCCCTTCATGAAGCCCCATTGCCCTTGGTGAAGAGCGGTTTCGTTCGCGCTCCAGCTCTTGTCCTGAGCCGCCAGCCGTCCGATCGTGACTGCATCGACACCCGGGAGGCTCCAGCACATGGAAGACACCCCACCTGAGCAACCGTCAGGAGTGCGCTGACGATCCGGCCCCTGCTCCAACACTCTCAACGGATGACTGACGTTCCTGGCGTGTCGCGGCTGTTTTGCTGAAACAACCCTGGCGCCGTCCATTGCACCGCCTCAGGTGCCCCGGACCCAACGGAACGTCCCGATCGACCCCTGGCCCCAGGTGCCAGCGCCCGCAGCTCCGACCACAACTGAAAACACCCTGATCTGACAACGATCACGGCGATTGCCAAGCAAAAAACTCGCGCAGCTGCGCCCCACCCCCTCGGGTCGGCACCACGGCTGAGCAGACAAAAGCCCGGGGCCCAGGCTCCGGGCTTTGTTGTGCGGCAGAAGGCTCCAACGCCGCCGCTCCACCAGACCCCGCTGCAGCCGGAAGCAGGAGGCTTCAGCAAGGCTCACGGAGCTGGGTCTCCCAGTTGACTCGGGCGAGGGATAGGCGGCCTGCATCCGGTTCACTTCAGGGGACTTCGTGCGCTGGTGCTGGTTGGGAACGCGCCGGGATTGGGACTGGCCTGACCCCATGACGGCTGCGGTGAATCACCTGCCCCCCGCAAAAGAGCAGCGATTCACCGGCCTGGAACGGTTGCCAGTGCTCGTCGGTGGTGAGCGGCTCGGTACTGAGGATGGTCACCACATCGTTTGCGGTGGTGACTGCGGAGAAATCCACCTGCAACGGCAGATCAGCCAGGGTGGCCTTGCAGAAGGGGGCCCGGCGTGTGAGCCAGTGCAGCTTGCTGGTGGCGGTGGCAAACAGCCACTGGCCGTTGCTGATCAGGGCATTGAAGGTGCCCCGCTCCGCCAGTTGGGCAGCGCAATGGTGCAGCTGATCAAACAGCGCGCCAGGATTCTGCGGATTCACCCCAGCTTGTTCCAGCTGCTCGAGAATCCAGCAGAAGGCCGTTTCACTGTCGGTGCTGCCGAATGGCCGGTGGTGATCCCCCAGAGGAATGGCGCCCTGGAGGTCGCCGTTGTGGGCAAACACCCAGGTCTGCCCGCCCCAGCAGCGGGAGAAGGGATGGCAGTTCTCCAGCGCCACCACGCCGCGGGTGGCTTTGCGGATATGGGCGATGCTCACCAGCGCCTTGGGTGAGCGCTCCGCCAGCTGATCGGCGAGGACGGAAAAGGCCGCTGGAGCCTCCTCCCGCAGCAGGGTGAGGCCATGGCCACCGGGGGTGAAGCTGGCCAGCCCCCAGCCATCGGCGTGCTCGCCGGTCGCACCACCGCGGCGACTGAGGCCCCGAAAGGAAAACCCCATGTCGGTGGGCGTGTTGGCGTTGAGGGCGAGCAGCTCACACATGAAGGACCGCGCAGGGGGGAGGGGGTTGCAGCGTCACCTCGTAATACCCACCAGGGATGGGGGCCGGCTGTGCCGTGCCGTTTCGGCCCGCCTCAGGATCAGCTGAACCAGGCAGGCTGGCTTCCGGCGCGATCGACACCACCCTCGCCTTGAGCGTGCCGTAGTCGGGATAGGGGCAGCCGGTGATGCGCAGGTCGGCTCGCTGATCCACTTCCACCTTGGTGATGTTCTCGGAGGGCACCAGCACCTTCACCAGCAGACCGGCCTGGCTGGGGGAAATGCGGGCCAGCTCCTCGCCGGCAGCCAGCATCTGGCCGGGATTGCGCAGTTTGAGTGAGAACAGCACCCCCGGTACCGGTGCGGTGAGCGACGTCTGGGCCAGATCCCGAGCAATCTGGCTCTTGTCGGCGCTGTTGGTGACCAGCTCCCTCTTCAGCTGCGCCTGATCACTGCTGTTACGGGAGCGCTGCTCCGCCACCGCCTGCCTGGCTTTGGCCAGCTGGGCGAGGGCCACGTTGTAGCTCTCCTCCTTCTCCTCCAGTTGGGTGACGGTGATGGAGCCGGTGCCGCCCAGCTGCTGGAAGCGGCGATATTCGGCTTCCGCAAAGCGCAGCCCTGCCTCGGATTTCTCCACTTCCAGCTCGGCCGCCTGCAGGGCCGCCAGCCCCTGGTTCACCAGTGCCTGGCTCTGCTGGGCCAGGGCCCTTCGGCTCTGGCTGAGCTGCTGCTGCTTGCCCTCCAGATCTGTGGGATCGAGCAACGCCAACACCTGGCCGGTTTGCACCCGCTCGTTGGGCTGCACCAGCACCCGACGCACCCGCGCAGCAAAGGGGGCGTTGATCACGCTGGTTTCACCGCTGGGCCGCACCACACCGCTACCGCGCACCACAACCCGGTAGGGCCAGACGGCCATCAAGGCCACACCGGCAGCGAAACTGCCCAGCATGACCAGGCCGGCACTGTGCACCCAGGGCCGCACCGAAGGCAGAAACTCCTCGCTGGTGGTCTGCCGCAGCACCAGGCCAGCATCCAGCGGCCGCGACGCCAGGCCGCCGCGGCGTGTGGCCACAACCGGCAACTCCGGCACGGGCGTTGTTCCAGGCAGGGGTGACTCCGGCAGTTTCAAGGGTTCGCTCATGCCGGCAAGAGGTCGGAAGCCAGGGTTTCTGTGTGGATCAGATCCGAGGTCGGGTCCTGCAATGTCACATGGGCCTGTGGCTGACCATGATCGTGGTGAAGCCGGCACGGTGCCCCAGCCAGCCGCTCCATCCTGGCGGCAGAGCCACCCAGGGCTCGTCGTCGGCGCTGGGACTTCCACCGTGCCATCGAACACCTTGAAGAGGCGGTGAACCACCACCTGGGTGGTGAACGACTTGTTGGCACAAGCAATCAGAGCCCTGAGGAAGCCCGGGATGTTGCCGCTGAAGCCATGGAAGGCGAGCCGCTGGCCGATGCCCGGCGGCCTGTCGATCACGCATGTCCTGCCATCCCTGAGCAACACCATCCCTAGCTGGAGGCTGGTGAGAAGCTGCCTCGGGTGAACCCGCTCATGCTGACGCCCTGCCGCGCCGGCGTCGGGCAAACCAACGGTGATCGTCAGGGGGATGGGTCCCAGCCGGATTCCATCTGAGCGTTGTTCGAAGCGGTGGCGACGTTCGACGCTCGCAGACTGGTCCGATGACGACCTTCAACTGGCTCTCACCAGCAAGTCGATGGGGCAGGTCCATCTCCTCCGTCTGGGTCTGGCTTTGCTCTCAGATGCAGGCTCGCTCACACTGACAAGCGGTGTGCTGGTTCGGAATCCAGTTCCAGACAGCTGCTTGATCAGCATGGTCAACGCCGGCCTCGACGCGTTCACGCGGGCCGCAGCGCTGGGGATGCCCCGAGGGGTGAGCATCAAGGTGGTGTCGCCCTGGCCGCGAACTGGCCGAGACCCAGCAGCCCATGGGACGCTGCCATGGTGCCGACCGCCCGCAGATTGCCGGTCATGAATGTGAGGTCGTGGAGGCCTGGAAACGTGCCTGGAGGCAGGGTCACAGGCCGGCTGCCGATACTTCTTCGTAGCGGCGGTTCACCTCAGACCAGTTCAGCCGCGACCACCAGGCCTTGATGTAGTCGGGCCGGCGGTTCTGATAGTGGAGGTAGTAGGCGTGCTCCCACACATCCAGCCCCAGCAACGGTGTTCCCTGTTCGATGCCGGGCAGATCCATCAACGGGTTGTCCTGGTTCGGGGTGCTGGTGATCGCCAGGCGGCCATCGGGCCTGCGGATCAACCAGGCCCAGCCCGAGCCGAAGCGCCCTGCTGCCGCCTGGTTGAACTGGGCCTGCATGGTCTCCAGCGACCCGAAACCGGCCTGGATCGCTGTCAGCAGCTGCTCGGATGGCTCTCCTCCCTGGCCCTCCGGTGCCATCACGGCCCAGAACAGGCTGTGGTTCCAGTGCCCACCGCCGTTGTTGCGCACCGCCTCGGGAAAGCGCGAGATCTGCCCCTGCAGCTCATCCAGGCTGAGGTTGGCCAGAGCCGGATTGGCCTTGATCTGCGCGTTCAGGTTGGTCACATATCCGGCGTGATGGCGGTCGTGGTGGATGGTCATGGTGGTCGCGTCGATCGCCGGCTCCAGGGCATCCACGGGATAGGGGAGCGACGGCAGTGAGAACGCAGCCCAGGCAGGGGCCACGAATCCCAGCAGCAGGAGAAGTGGTGTCAGGCAGGCCAGCAGGGCCTGGCCCAGGAACTGAGGGAGCATGGAATTCGAGACGTGTCTGGCGAGGCGGTCAGCCTGACGGATTTGGCGTAGGCCCTTCCGGAAGGAAATCGCCATAGTCGGGAGTTGGCTGCTCTCCGGTTCAGGAATCCGACGCCGGAATGGGTGCCGTTGGCTCCAAGGATGGCCGTTTCACCCTTTCCTCATACCCCGCTGCCCACACCGCCGGGGCAATGCCGGCCGGCACCAGCCGTCGGTAGGCCTCGCTGGCCAGGATCTCCTTCACCGCTTCCCCGAGCAGTTCATTGGAGCGGCTGCCGGGCAGGCGGTGGCTCAGGGTCTGGTGGATCCGCAGCAGATACCAGGCACTGCCATCGAGGCCGGCATTGAAACGTTCCCAGCTGTGGGGATCGAGGCGGGCATCGAGCACCATGTCGCGGGCGTTGTGGGCCTTGTCGGCCGCCGTCACCCGCAGGGAGCCATCGCTCTTGTGCTCCAGGCCCGCCACATAGCGGGTCTTGCGCAAGAGCCAGGGTTCCTTTGGGGCACCTTGCGCCACTGGCCACTGGGTGTCGGTGCAGTCGCGCACGATCCCGGCCACCTCCTCGCCAAAGCGCTCGGCGATCGAGCCGTGGGTCTGGCCCGCGTCTTCGATCGCGTCGTGCAGCAGGCCGGCGATCGCCTCGTTTTCGCTGCCCCCGTCTTCCCAGACCAGGCTGCTCACCGCGATCAGGTGGGAGATGTAGGGCACCCCCTTGCCTTTACGGGTCTGGTTGCGGTGCAGCTGCGCGGCCCAGAGCAGGGCCTCGTCGTAGCGCTCGCTGTGGGCTGGGGGTTGATGCGTCATGGGTGGATCCGGATGGGTGGATCCGGTGCTGATGGGTTGTGACGCAGTGGCATCAATCGGCTGCCTGGCTGAGGCGCTCCAGTCGCTCACTCAGGAAGGCGTGGCTACAGGCCACCGCCGTGGCCAGGTTCTGCTCCTCGCTGAGGCCGGAGCTGCGGGTGGGCTTGAAGCTGTGGTCGCCACCTCTTCCGGGCGGCCGAACGTGTCGCGCTCCCCCTGCAGGATCAGGGTGGGGGGTTGCAGATCGGCCAGGAGCACGGTGGCTGCCGCCACGTCGGGACCGTCAATCAACTGCGGTGCGGTGCCAGGGGCCTCGTTGTTCATCCATCCATCCTGGCGGTGCCTCTCGCACTGCCAGGAGACCCGATTCTTCAGAACGCCGGGATCGTCTGTCGGAGCCGAGCTGGACTGGCCCATCCCCTGCTCAGGCATCAACCCCCAGGGCCCCACCTGAGCCACAGCCACGCCTGCGGTGACGGAAGCGATCGCTCCGATACCGTCTCGCGATGGGGAACAGGAAACCCCTGCCCCCCAGCGAACCAGGGCGTGAGAAGGTCAAGGTACGGCAATGCCTCCATGCCCTTAACCGCATGCCGTGATTGGGCGAGGCAGACTTGAATCATGAGCATCCCCAGGCCGGCCCCCATCGCTGATCCGAGCCGCTGGGATCAGCGCTACCGAGAGGGCGGTGACGGCTGGGAACTGGGCCAGGCCGCCCCACCGCTGGCCCAGTTCCTGAGAACCCATCCGTTGGCGCCCCAGTCACCGGGCAGGGTGCTGGTGCCCGGCTGCGGCCGTGGCCATGAGGCCGCCCTGCTCGAAGACCTCGGTTTCGCCGCCATCGGCCTGGATTTCAGTGGCGAGGCCTTGCGCGAGGCCCGCAGGCTCCATGGCGAGGCCCGGGCCACGTTGCAGTGGCTGCAGGCCGATCTGTTCGACCAACAGGCCCTGACGGAGGCGGGCCTGGCTCCCGGCAGCCTCAGCGGGATCGTGGAGCACACCTGCTTCTGCGCCATCGATCCCGGCCTGCGGCAGGACTACATCGCCACCGTCTGCCGACTGCTGGCCCCTGGAGGCTGGCTGCTGGGCCTGTTCTGGTGCCACGGCCGGCAAGGCGGTCCTCCCTGGGGCAGTGACCCGCAGCTGGTGGAAGCGCTGCTGCGCCAGGCGGGCCTGGTGGCGGAAATCTGGCAGCCGGCCACTGGTTCGGTGGACAAGCGCAACGACGAATGGCTGGGCCTGTGGCGCCAGCCAGGCCAACCCCCTGCACCTGTAGAGATCGGATCATGCTGAGCCAACTGAACGAACGCATGCAGAAGTGGGGCTTCTCCTGGGAGGGGCTGCGGGACAACCGCCATGGGGAGTGGTGGGTCCTGGCGCAGATGAGCCTGATCGCCGCCCACTGGCTGCCACCAACGCCGGCCCCCTTGGACCTGGGGATTCACTGGCCTCTGATCCTGCGCCTGATCGGAGGGCTGATCGTCCTGATCGGCCTGATCATCGGCGGCCAGGGAGTCCTGAACCTCGGGGACAGTCTCAGTCCGCTGCCGGAGCCGATTGCCGGAGCGCCTCTGGTCACCGAGGGCGCTTACGGCCGTTGCCGCCATCCTCTCTACCAGTCGCTGCTGCTCTGTTCCCTGGGGGTGACCCTGGCCCTCGGCAGCCTGCTGCACCTGGGCCTGCTGCTGGCGCTGGCGACCGTGCTCAGCCTCAAGGCCCGGCGAGAAGAGCAGCGTCTGTGTTCCATGCACAGTGGCTACGCCGATTACATGACGTCCACCCCGGCGATTGTTCCCTTTCTGCCAGGTCTCGACTGGCGGTAGCCCATGGCTCTCATGGTTGGACATTGCGCTGAGAATGGTCATTGATGCAGTTTTGATGCAATGGGATCGCGCTCTGCTCTTCTCTGTTGGGCAGATCCCTCGATTCATGCGTTTCCTCTGTTGCATCGTGATTCTGATTGGTTCTGCCAATTCCTCCTGAGCTAATCAGGGAGAGCGTTGCCTGTTGACCCTGCAGGGAAACGATGGCGGTCGCCTTGATGGCCGCACGATGGAGTTCGGTCAGCCGCTGAACAGCAATGCGGTACTGATTCAGCGGGGGACGGCGATCCAGGGCAATGGTCCCGATGGCAAGTCCGGTGGTGGCCTGCAGTGGACCAGTCGCTATGGCGTGGTGGGACTGAATGCCCTGGGTCTGAAGGATGTCGTTCCTGATGGCATGAATGAAATGGGCCTGGCTGGTGGGCTTTTGTCTTTCGCAGGCTGCGCCAGATTTCAGAACCTGCCGCCGGGTCAGGCCACGATCATCCTGGAGTCGGATGGCAAGATCGTCAAGGTGCCGCGCTCCCTTTCGGTCGTCATCGATTCAGTCCAGGGCTCGGTCGTTCAAGGTTCCAATGTCTGGAAAGCGAAGACCGATAATCCCGGTTATGTCGAAGATGAGAGCGTGCTTCAGGCTTCCGAGCCGCTCATCGGTGTACTCTCGGCGGACGATAAGACACTGTGATTGGTGGAAGTCCATGACCATGGCATGATGGTCGCAAGGAGAATCGGTGGCGATAAACTCGATCTTACCTATCTTGAAGGCGCGTCCCATGCTGTTGCCTACTCGGCAATCTATCGGGCGCTGAAAGAAATCGCAGCCCGGTGATCGTCGCATGACTGTGCACTGCGAGTTGCTTGGCTTGCTGAAAGGCCCAGTGCTGCAAGGGTTCGGGGCGGACTGTGCGTACTGTTGATCAGAACCATGGGCGAGACCTGTCCAGGCTCCCAGCGCTTGCTCTGGACATCACTCAGGATCCCCATGGCGGCCAGCAGCGATCCAGGCCCTGCCAGCTCACACGTCGGATACGATCTGCTTTATCTCTGAGGCAGACCCTTTGGGTGCTGCTGCTGGTCAAGCAATCTGAAAGGGGGAGACATTATTCCCTGACGAGGAATCCAGTGCTGACCAAGCAAGCAGCAATCATGATTTCATCGCCAAGCTGGACGAAATCACCGGCACAGAAATTTCCAAGGATAAGCTAAGCCGTGGATACTGGACGTTCATGTCGCTGGATATCGGCACTCTCAAAGTCATAAAAAAGTCGTATCCGTTCAGGGGCCGTGACGCAGCAGCGCAGCATTCCACCCCTGATCGTTGATCAACGAGCAACCACAGACACCACGATCGATGACGGCCGGCTCAGGGATTCGGCAACAGCGATGGCATCTCACCGCCGCGATGATGGGCGATCAAGGCCTGCTCCAGGAACTGCCAGATATCACGGCCCTGTTGCCGCAGGCTGGTGGTGACCGTGAGCAACCTGCTGCGGCAGATTGCACCCTGGCGGGATTGGACGCCATGGCTGATCTTGCGCTGAATCACCGAATGGCGCAGGGCACGCTCGGCTGCGTTGTTGGTGGGCTCGATCCCTTCAATCTCCAGGAAGGTCCAGAGGCCATCGCTCACTTGCAGCAACTGATGGCAGGTACGCACCGTCTTGGCCCACGGCGTTCGCTCGCCGCGCTGGCAGCCCAGCTCCACAACCCGCTGCAGCGTGCCCACAAACGCCTGGCGGATCGGCCGACAGCCCTGCTGCAACGTGGACCAGTCGATCGTTCCGTCTTTGTAGCGGTGCCACTGGGCAAACAGCTGCTGCTGCAGGCCCAGCAGCTCCGCTCCAATCTCACCGCTGGCGCCCTGACGGTCAGCGATGGCGGTGAGATCGCGGATCACGTGCGCCCAGCACAGCTGGCGCTGCTCCAGCGGGAGATGGTTGTAGGCGGAGAAGCGATCGCTCACCACAATTCCGCCAAAGGCATTCCCGAGCAGGTCGATCGCGGCGGCAGCCGAGCGGCTCAGGCTCTGCAAGAACACTGTCACCCCCATGGCGGTCACCATGACCCACTCCCAGCCGCGCCGGCCATCGGGGTTGCCCCCATCGGCATTACCGGTGGGGGCACCGGTTTCATCGACATAGACCACCGACTGCTGACGGGCAAACGCAAGGGCCTCCTGCATGGGCTGCTCCAGTGCTGCACTCAAGCGCTGGCGGATAGTGGCCATCGCTCCCCGGCTGATCTGTACCCCCAGCAGCTGATCCAGCAGCGCCTGGGTCTTGCTGAAACTCAACGGGAAGGCACTACCCAGCAGACCCACCAGAGCACTGAGCCGGGGACCGTAATGGCTTACTTCCACCTCCGCCGGTAACGAGGCACAGGTGCTGGTGGTACAGCAGGGGCAGACCAGGCGGTGCAGCCGGTGCTCGATCACCAGAGGCGTGATCGGTGGAATCTCGATCACCTGGTGCCTCAAGGGCTCGGGATCCTGACCCTGTAGCAACGTGCCGCAGCGGCGGCAGGCCTGGGGGTGGTGCTCGACCACCTCATCCACCCGCTCGATCGGCAGCAGCTCCGGCCCAGATCCGGGATGGCCCGGCTGGCCGCCGCGCTTGCGGCCACTGCCCTTGCGTCGTTCGGGCGGCTTAAACCCCTGGCCATCACTGGAGGGAGGCTTGGAAGAATTGCGGGAGCTGCGGCCGATCCGCTCGCGCAGATGGGCCAGTTCGGTCGCCAGGGCGGTGAGCTGGACGCGGAGCTGCACCATCTCCTCCTGTTGAGCCAGGATGAACTCCCTGGCACCAGCTGGCCACGACAACCAGTCCACCTCGGAAATGCCAGCAGGAGGGGCGCCCATCTCAAGCAGTCTCTGCCTGAGATGCAAACGGGAATCAGGACGCCGTCAAGGGTTCAGCAGAGACGATGTTCGCCGCGTGCTGTCCCGACCCCTGAATGCTTACAAAAAGTCTTACGACTCCGGCGAAAAAGCAGTGTATGGCGAGGCCTATATTGGATCTGTTCAGCTTTATGACGGTACGATTGTCTCGCCAGAGCTCGACGCTGCCATCTATCAGTTGGTCACCATTGCCACCTGATCTTGCTGTTTCGGCTGTCGCGTCTCCCATCGGCACCCGGCTCCCGGGCAGGGTCTGTCCACCAGCACGCCGATGGCGACCATGAGGGCAAGACCAGCAGATGGCTGGACGCGCAGCCAGGGAGCAGCCGGCTGAGCCGCTCGGCAAGGAGCGGGGCCCTGGGATGCCTGCCCGATTGGATGGGATTCGCGGACCCTTCCGGGAGCCCCTCTGGCCCGGGGCATGAGCTGAAAGTCTTTCTGGTGCAGAGGTTCTCGCCGATATGTCAGTCAGTCAGCACCGGGTCAGGCTTGGCAGGGCCAAGCCGCTGGTTGCATAAGGTGATCTGACAGCCATTCCTGCCCCTGACACAACTCCCTGGCACTTCCCCCTGGCGATCCAGGGTTCTGGCAGCAGAGAGTTCTGGCACCAGAGGCTCGACCACTGAACATTGAGGCTCAAATAAGTTCACCATGGAACAAATCACCCAGGAAGGCGTCCAGGTCGCCCGGGGACTCGGCGAGCGTCACGGCTTCAGCGATGCCGCCGTCGTCCACATGATGCAGGCCATGCTCCGCAGTCGTGGTGGCATGGCTCAGTTCAACCACCCCGAGTTCGGTGGCTCCGGTCAGTGGATGCCAGGTGGCATGTTGATGATCGGCGACATGTTCAACAACGCACTCAAGGCCCGGGTTGATGGCCTCTGCCGTGATGTGTCGGCGGCCATTGCGTCTCAACCCATAGCGGCGGCATCGGCAGCACCACTGTTCGTTCCCGACCCCCGCGAGTCCTGGTGGCCCGCCGAGCTTGGTGCCCCTTCAGCCACCGGTGAGCAGAACAGCGTACGCTATGCCGTCTTCCCCAGTGCGGGGCGGCTTGCGGTGGACGTCAACGGTCAGGTCAGCGTCTACGACACCGGCAGCCACCAGATCGCTGGTTTCTCCCAGCAGCAAGGTGGCGGTGGGATGGTGTTTTCCACCCCGGCTGGGAGCGTCAGTCTCAGCAGCTTCTCGCCCGCCGGCGGCTTCAGCCAGCAGCAGCAGAGCCACGCTGGCGGCCTTCAACAGCAGAGCAGCAGTGGCTCGGGCTCACAGCATCAGGCCGCGGTGATGGCTCCCATGCAGATGCAACCGATGAGCCCCATGCAACCCATGAGCCCCATGCAGCCCATGGGTTCCATGGAGCCGATGGCGATGATGCAGCAGCAGCCGAGCTGGTGGCCGGCTGAGCTCGGCGTTCCTGCTTCGAGCGGTGCCCAGAACGAGCTGCGCTACGCCGTGTTCCCCGCTGCAGGTCGGCTGGCGGTGGAGCACAGCGGCCACTGCAGGGTGTTTGATGTGGGCGGCCAGGCGATCCGCGGCGTCTCCCTTCAGAGCGGCACCGGTGATCTGATCCTCTCCACACCGGAGGGCGATCGGCCCCTGTCCCAGTTCCCGGAGATCAGCCTGGCAAGCGAACTGGCCCCCGAAGGCCCGGCGCAGACCACCGCCACTGCCGCGACGGACCCCAACACCACCGCCGCGACTGCCCCCGCCAACGTCACCGCCCCTGCCGCGACCGCGACAACCGGCGGCTCTGATGATCCCTACGCTGCCCTGGAGCGCCTCGGGGATCTCAAGGCCAAGGGAATCCTCACCGAAGAGGAATTCAGCAGCAAGAAGG
Coding sequences within it:
- a CDS encoding IS66 family transposase, which encodes MGAPPAGISEVDWLSWPAGAREFILAQQEEMVQLRVQLTALATELAHLRERIGRSSRNSSKPPSSDGQGFKPPERRKGSGRKRGGQPGHPGSGPELLPIERVDEVVEHHPQACRRCGTLLQGQDPEPLRHQVIEIPPITPLVIEHRLHRLVCPCCTTSTCASLPAEVEVSHYGPRLSALVGLLGSAFPLSFSKTQALLDQLLGVQISRGAMATIRQRLSAALEQPMQEALAFARQQSVVYVDETGAPTGNADGGNPDGRRGWEWVMVTAMGVTVFLQSLSRSAAAAIDLLGNAFGGIVVSDRFSAYNHLPLEQRQLCWAHVIRDLTAIADRQGASGEIGAELLGLQQQLFAQWHRYKDGTIDWSTLQQGCRPIRQAFVGTLQRVVELGCQRGERTPWAKTVRTCHQLLQVSDGLWTFLEIEGIEPTNNAAERALRHSVIQRKISHGVQSRQGAICRSRLLTVTTSLRQQGRDIWQFLEQALIAHHRGGEMPSLLPNP
- a CDS encoding methyltransferase domain-containing protein, with protein sequence MSIPRPAPIADPSRWDQRYREGGDGWELGQAAPPLAQFLRTHPLAPQSPGRVLVPGCGRGHEAALLEDLGFAAIGLDFSGEALREARRLHGEARATLQWLQADLFDQQALTEAGLAPGSLSGIVEHTCFCAIDPGLRQDYIATVCRLLAPGGWLLGLFWCHGRQGGPPWGSDPQLVEALLRQAGLVAEIWQPATGSVDKRNDEWLGLWRQPGQPPAPVEIGSC
- a CDS encoding SHOCT domain-containing protein, with protein sequence MEQITQEGVQVARGLGERHGFSDAAVVHMMQAMLRSRGGMAQFNHPEFGGSGQWMPGGMLMIGDMFNNALKARVDGLCRDVSAAIASQPIAAASAAPLFVPDPRESWWPAELGAPSATGEQNSVRYAVFPSAGRLAVDVNGQVSVYDTGSHQIAGFSQQQGGGGMVFSTPAGSVSLSSFSPAGGFSQQQQSHAGGLQQQSSSGSGSQHQAAVMAPMQMQPMSPMQPMSPMQPMGSMEPMAMMQQQPSWWPAELGVPASSGAQNELRYAVFPAAGRLAVEHSGHCRVFDVGGQAIRGVSLQSGTGDLILSTPEGDRPLSQFPEISLASELAPEGPAQTTATAATDPNTTAATAPANVTAPAATATTGGSDDPYAALERLGDLKAKGILTEEEFSSKKAELLARL
- a CDS encoding HD domain-containing protein, whose protein sequence is MTHQPPAHSERYDEALLWAAQLHRNQTRKGKGVPYISHLIAVSSLVWEDGGSENEAIAGLLHDAIEDAGQTHGSIAERFGEEVAGIVRDCTDTQWPVAQGAPKEPWLLRKTRYVAGLEHKSDGSLRVTAADKAHNARDMVLDARLDPHSWERFNAGLDGSAWYLLRIHQTLSHRLPGSRSNELLGEAVKEILASEAYRRLVPAGIAPAVWAAGYEERVKRPSLEPTAPIPASDS
- a CDS encoding VOC family protein, which gives rise to MSASIVLAADDPAGLARFYGALLQVEPQPGLSATHWRVAWPAGGWLEIYAPSRSRPQPQQLARLALCLQRQSDGTGAVAMLNTWITAVLGLGASLQEPPRLEPFGAEAWLLDPEGNRLLLLVMPAA
- a CDS encoding superoxide dismutase, yielding MLPQFLGQALLACLTPLLLLLGFVAPAWAAFSLPSLPYPVDALEPAIDATTMTIHHDRHHAGYVTNLNAQIKANPALANLSLDELQGQISRFPEAVRNNGGGHWNHSLFWAVMAPEGQGGEPSEQLLTAIQAGFGSLETMQAQFNQAAAGRFGSGWAWLIRRPDGRLAITSTPNQDNPLMDLPGIEQGTPLLGLDVWEHAYYLHYQNRRPDYIKAWWSRLNWSEVNRRYEEVSAAGL
- a CDS encoding linear amide C-N hydrolase; this translates as MTLQGNDGGRLDGRTMEFGQPLNSNAVLIQRGTAIQGNGPDGKSGGGLQWTSRYGVVGLNALGLKDVVPDGMNEMGLAGGLLSFAGCARFQNLPPGQATIILESDGKIVKVPRSLSVVIDSVQGSVVQGSNVWKAKTDNPGYVEDESVLQASEPLIGVLSADDKTL
- a CDS encoding HlyD family secretion protein encodes the protein MSEPLKLPESPLPGTTPVPELPVVATRRGGLASRPLDAGLVLRQTTSEEFLPSVRPWVHSAGLVMLGSFAAGVALMAVWPYRVVVRGSGVVRPSGETSVINAPFAARVRRVLVQPNERVQTGQVLALLDPTDLEGKQQQLSQSRRALAQQSQALVNQGLAALQAAELEVEKSEAGLRFAEAEYRRFQQLGGTGSITVTQLEEKEESYNVALAQLAKARQAVAEQRSRNSSDQAQLKRELVTNSADKSQIARDLAQTSLTAPVPGVLFSLKLRNPGQMLAAGEELARISPSQAGLLVKVLVPSENITKVEVDQRADLRITGCPYPDYGTLKARVVSIAPEASLPGSADPEAGRNGTAQPAPIPGGYYEVTLQPPPPCAVLHV
- a CDS encoding class II glutamine amidotransferase, coding for MCELLALNANTPTDMGFSFRGLSRRGGATGEHADGWGLASFTPGGHGLTLLREEAPAAFSVLADQLAERSPKALVSIAHIRKATRGVVALENCHPFSRCWGGQTWVFAHNGDLQGAIPLGDHHRPFGSTDSETAFCWILEQLEQAGVNPQNPGALFDQLHHCAAQLAERGTFNALISNGQWLFATATSKLHWLTRRAPFCKATLADLPLQVDFSAVTTANDVVTILSTEPLTTDEHWQPFQAGESLLFCGGQVIHRSRHGVRPVPIPARSQPAPAHEVP
- a CDS encoding isoprenylcysteine carboxylmethyltransferase family protein yields the protein MLSQLNERMQKWGFSWEGLRDNRHGEWWVLAQMSLIAAHWLPPTPAPLDLGIHWPLILRLIGGLIVLIGLIIGGQGVLNLGDSLSPLPEPIAGAPLVTEGAYGRCRHPLYQSLLLCSLGVTLALGSLLHLGLLLALATVLSLKARREEQRLCSMHSGYADYMTSTPAIVPFLPGLDWR
- a CDS encoding CDGSH iron-sulfur domain-containing protein — encoded protein: MPEPTAATPGPEPLELPAGVHQLCGCGRSRQGWFCDGAHLGTGRVSYELRLSEAATMLLCRCGRSHRYPLCDGRHTAQPRGPWWRPWR